In Nonomuraea sp. NBC_00507, the following are encoded in one genomic region:
- a CDS encoding dienelactone hydrolase family protein, with protein sequence MSAEPAGPVPAAPHGSVSAAPAGSVSAAPAGSVPADGTGLVFGELAGIAEAQLGTYPDLPGPELRVAARDALGVLDLRADDVRVERTWVDGDLVGEELSWSVGFGPRTRAFLLRPRDAVGPLPGVVALHCHGGMKWVGKEKIADGPEEPSPEVVRARAAIYGGRAFANELARRGFVVLAHDVFAWGSRRFPLDPEAAPAPAPATAEAPLSEADRYDRLAGPHEHIVAKHCAVLGTSFAGVVAGEDLAAAAYLRSRPDVGPVGCAGLSGGGLRAALLGAFDPQMSAVVVAAMVSSYRDMLDGHVAKHTWMFYPPGLPRLGDWPDLVAARAPQPLMVQYAMRDRLFPEPGMRRAHAMISERYGDTGAYEAVFADVPHSFDVPRQEQAFDWLGRHLR encoded by the coding sequence GTGTCGGCTGAGCCGGCCGGGCCGGTGCCTGCCGCACCGCACGGGTCCGTGTCCGCCGCACCGGCCGGGTCCGTGTCCGCCGCACCGGCCGGGTCCGTGCCTGCTGACGGGACCGGGCTCGTGTTCGGTGAGCTGGCCGGGATCGCTGAGGCGCAGCTCGGGACTTATCCGGATCTTCCGGGGCCCGAGCTGCGGGTGGCGGCACGCGACGCCCTCGGGGTGCTCGACCTGCGCGCTGATGACGTGCGGGTCGAACGGACCTGGGTCGATGGCGATCTTGTCGGCGAGGAGCTCTCTTGGTCCGTCGGGTTCGGGCCGCGGACGCGGGCGTTCCTGCTGCGTCCCAGGGATGCGGTGGGGCCGCTGCCCGGGGTGGTGGCGCTGCACTGCCACGGCGGCATGAAATGGGTCGGCAAGGAGAAGATCGCCGACGGTCCCGAAGAGCCGTCGCCTGAGGTGGTCAGGGCCAGGGCGGCCATTTACGGCGGTCGCGCCTTCGCCAACGAGCTGGCCAGGCGCGGGTTCGTCGTGCTCGCGCACGACGTGTTCGCCTGGGGCAGCCGCCGCTTCCCCCTCGACCCGGAAGCGGCCCCCGCGCCGGCCCCCGCCACGGCCGAGGCGCCGCTCAGCGAGGCCGACCGTTACGACCGGCTCGCCGGGCCGCATGAGCACATCGTGGCCAAGCACTGTGCCGTGCTCGGCACCTCCTTCGCGGGCGTGGTGGCGGGCGAGGACCTCGCGGCGGCGGCCTACCTTCGCTCACGCCCCGACGTCGGCCCCGTCGGATGCGCCGGGCTGTCCGGCGGCGGGCTGCGGGCAGCGCTCCTGGGCGCCTTCGACCCCCAGATGAGCGCCGTCGTGGTTGCGGCGATGGTCTCGTCCTACCGGGACATGCTGGACGGGCACGTGGCCAAGCACACCTGGATGTTCTACCCGCCGGGCCTGCCGCGCCTCGGCGACTGGCCCGATCTGGTGGCCGCCCGCGCGCCCCAGCCGCTCATGGTCCAGTACGCCATGCGCGACCGGCTGTTCCCGGAGCCGGGCATGCGCCGCGCCCACGCCATGATCAGCGAGCGGTACGGGGACACCGGCGCGTACGAGGCGGTGTTCGCCGACGTGCCGCACAGCTTCGACGTGCCCAGGCAGGAGCAGGCCTTCGACTGGCTGGGCCGCCATCTCCGATGA